The Salmo salar chromosome ssa06, Ssal_v3.1, whole genome shotgun sequence sequence ATGGAATGACCTGCTACTATGGGATGTCAGGGTTGACAGTTGGTTTTAATTTGTTGTTTTGAATCATGTTGTTCAGAATTAACAATATGATTGAGATATATTTTGTTTCCTAGTCTAACTTTAAATTTGGATCATAATCAAATAAGCGTAGCCTAATATATTTAGGTAGGCTAGGCCGACTGTCATAATTTATGCATAGGTCTATAACGGCCAATGGAATAATCGAATACAGAAACACACTATAAGAAACAGCGATTAATAAACACTGAtcaattaattatatatatatatggaaagtatatatatatatatatatatatatatatgtaattaatTGCTCAgtgttaattaaatatatatatttatttattttctgaaGCAATGGGTGTAGGCTACTGGGCATAATTATATCAACCTGGGCTGGCCTACAGGCTGCTTTTGTCTCTGCGTGACAGGTGCACTAAAGGGAGAAAGTAACGGTTTATGTTTCGTTGTCAAGTCAATACACTTCCCAACTGATAAGGGAGCACTACCTCGGCTATTCATTGGATATGAGTAGCTTAAATTAAACATACTTGAATCTCGCTGACGCATCGATACCCACACAATTAGTAGCCTATAACCCACAGAAGATGAAATTAACTCCCTAACTCTCTGAAGTATATCGAAAAAAGTGCTTGTTGAACACTATAAATATGAGACAGCCTCATCAAAGACAgtaaaactgaaataaataacaatattttaGCATGAACACTGTCTGGGCCTCTTTGGTTATATTTTAGATGATCACTCTTTGTAGAAATAAAGTAGTCTATGTCCGGTTCAATTTGTAGGCTAACATTATACAGAAGACTCGTTATTCACGGTTGCACCGTTATTCCCACGTAGAACGAAGTAACGGGACATTGTTTACCTGTTGATCTTTCGAGAGCAAATCAGCGGTAATTTATTCTAATACATCCCTTGCATCCAGGTAGGTTTTTGCGTTAATATCCATATTTGGGTTCCACCATTCATATCTGATATCCGGATAGACATCGTAATTACTGCCATCAACCTCTTCAGCAATCACTGAAGATACTTTGCTTTGCACGGGCGGACTTTGAAAACACATGTGCCTATCCCCCGCCCTGTCGTTGTAGTCGACCAATAGAAAGCTACAGCGCTTGTTTGGACTCCAGCAGTTCAAAGCCCATGCGCGCACATGATTATAATAATAGACTGATAAAAGGCCTATTAAAAATAATACTACAATTTTGTTATAATAATatacattatttaaaaaatatatgcttTATTTTAATCAACCTTACACTAAGTAATAGTTTATTAGGTCATCTCATATACTTTATTGAGTAAACTAGTCTACAGTacagaacgcacacacacacacacacacggtggtgATAGAGGTACTGGCGCAGTATTCAGTAATAACCAACAGCTCTGTGATTTAACCCCAGTGTAGAATGTGATGCAGGTTGAATTAAACACATGGTTTAGAATGGAACTGTAAATATATTGCATATGACTGTTCACTACAATGCACAATAATCTTCATCTTTTTGACTTTCCACTAAAGAAACATGGAGGTATTTTTGTATTTGAATACAACTTTACGACCATCACATCAGAAAAAAGTAGATTTATTTGAAATTTGGTGCAGTCTGTCCATCACAACAAAGACGTTCAAATGAGGCCAGACCTCGGACTTCAGATGTGACTTCAACAACATACGCTTTGTTTATTTAACTGATAGAAAATAACATTTAGTTAAATTATTACATTCATAAAGGAAATTACAAAGGAGTATAAAATATGATATAAAATAGTTATTTACAATGAAACTACCCTATTACACTTACTCAAGTCCTTTACTGAAGTCCTGTGCGATAATGTACTACATAACGATAATGTAATAATACCATAATGTAATTATCTGTCTCTGCTGTTTTGGGATTATCACAGCGTCATCAGAGCCACGCCTCCTGAACCACCTCCTCACTGACATCAGCCAAGGACCTCCGGAATTTCCTGCTCGATCTTACAAACGGCTGCTGCGATTGGACGATAGACTCCGTGGTCGGCGGTCTCCCCCTGTCACCCTCCTGGGCGCTGACCATGGGTGTCTGCACCCaggtggtctgatgaaacagggCATAGTCTACCTTGTAGTGCCTCCTCCCCACCTGCACCATGTCCTGGAAGCGCTGGCCCCAGCGGATGTCCGCCGGTGTGTAAGACGTGCGTGTCTGGTGCAGGATGCCTGTGGAGTCACCGGTGTAGGTGAAGGAGACTACCAGGTCAAAGTCCTCCTCCGTCAGGCTGTCTGGTCCCAGGCTGTAGAGGGGGCTCCCAGGCTCCAGCTTGTGAACGATGCTGGCCGGGGTGGCCAGGATGAGGTGTCTACTCTGGATGTCTATGTCCTGGTAAGTCACGGAGATCATCCCAGAGGGGTGCTTCATGGGTCGGACCAGCTGCGCCCGGGCGGTGCCTTCCAGGATGTGGTTCCTGCGGAAGTCGGCGATGCGCCACACAAGGCACAGGGCGCCGTCGCGTGCGTTGACCACGGCGCAGCTGCTGAAGCCCACTGTCTGCGCCCTCTTGCTCGCGCACGCCATTTTGGCCACGGTGATGCCGATGACGACTGTGTCGATGAAGCAACTCATCAGGGCCTGGATAGTCACCACCACGATGGCCACCATGCAGTTCTCCGTCATCACCCGGAAACCGTAGCCGATAGTCGCCTGGGTCGACATGGAGTACAGGAAGGCAGAGGTGAAACTGCGGACGTTCGCCACACACGGAGCCGTGTCATGGTCCTCCAGGTCTTTGTGGACGTAGGCGATCAGGAAGTAGAGGAGGCTGAAGAAGAGCCAGGAGAGGATGTAGGAGAGGCAGAAGATGAGGAGCATGACCCTCCAGCGGAGCTCCACAAGCGTGGTGAAGATGTCGGCCAGGAAGAAGCTCCACTGGCCCGGGGACTGGTGGAACACCACGGGGCAGCTACCGTCCTTTAGCATGTAGCGgagtctcttctccccctccccccggCCAAGATCTCCTCTGCCCATGGTGTGTGTCGTGATGTGGTGGGTATCGATGATACACTGCTGCTGGTCCATGCCTGGACTTATTTTGACAAGGGCTCTTGTGCCGTGCCTCCCcctgcaaaatatatatatttgtgaggTTACTGTGATTAGTAAAACAAAaaattatatatactgtacacagtCCTATAGGTAGAAGTACACGTAAAGTTAACCGTTTTTATTAGGTCTAGTTTAGTCTCTTTTTACAAGGGTTTAGGTTAGGAAAGGATGTTATTGGTGAGAGACCATCTCTATTACAAGCCAGCTTAATGTCATCAGGTTCCTCTGTGTTTGTTGAAGAGAACCCTCCATGTTTGAGTAAACAGGCTAGGTCACACCTTGCCTGAGGCTATCAGTACCTGAATGACCGTGACAATGTCATGCCCATGCTGTGAAAACACATTATTATCTTGTTGGCTGATTATTGACGAGAACTGTGATTTGCTAGGGGGAACACAGTAAAAAGCTGTGCGATTACATTCAATGATAGTCTAAATTATATCCAAATTCATTAATTTCAATAAATATTTTCCATAATTTTACGGTAATGAAGACAGGATGAGTCAAAATGAAAGGCAAAATCAGATGTTGACAAATGAACATGCCTTTGTGAAACCTCATGTGCAATGTGATTACTGTAACCAAGACAGCCAAAAGGAGAGAAACTTCTGGGTTTTCCCTTCCTTTGTGTTTGCTTCACTAGTCATCCAGAAAGTTTGATTCATTTGTCCTAACATGCTAAACAACCACAGCACATGCATTGCCTATTCCCATTGGCAACAAAAGTTTAACGTCATTTGAAAAGTTGTACTTTCCTTCATTGCAGGTTTTTCTTGACGGCCTACTTTGAAAAACTGGAGCCTTCTTCATTGAGCCCTCAAACTTGATCTAGCGACTCTCAATGTAAACATTGAAGAGTTTTCTGGTAAAAAACAGTCTTTCCTGGTATAGTTTCACCATGCCATCTTACTGACCTAGTACGGATTGTATTATACCTCACAGATCAACAGTAACCATGGAAATAGACCTTAAATCCCTCACCTAGTCCAAGTATTGATCCTTTCACCCTTTGATCTGGGCATTATCAGAACACGTCTATAAAGATTCAACTAGGATttaggctggggggggggggggaagagatcATCATTTCTTCTTACCAGGAAAGGACCTCATTTTAATCAGACAGACTTGGCCTGTCTGATTAAAATGTTTTACCCTGCTCTGCCCCAGAACAACGGGAAACAGAGGACAATGTGCATGTCTATTTAAAACACTGCTATTAAGATTACTTGAGGTGGATGACACACTGAACTGAGAAGTTCACTAAAACCTGTGTTTCTGTGTCAAGCATCATTATAATATTTACAATGtagcttttttttgtttttacttgCTACTTTTTTTTTACTTACTAGCTACAACTTCAAAACAGCTAACTATGCCTTTCGTTAAATACTCAGCACTTATTCCTTTCTTCACACCTACAGTGTGTTCATCATACTTTAAATGACTGAGCTAACCTGGTGACTATATTTATGATGAGTCAGCTAACAGGTGCCATTATATCGCAATAAAGGTGCCAATTCATAAGCAACTGAGTTCTTAagcactgtcagtctagagtccGTTCCAACTTCTCTTTCCCTGTATTGAGAGTAATTTtattgggtcactaactataacCCTGAGCTATGTGTAGTTACTAAGCTCTTTTGACTTTGAGGATAAATTATTATCCTGTACTTACCACGAATAGCGTTCTCCTCTAAATGTTTCCATAAAAGTCCATCTTTACAGGGATACAGCTAGATTCTGGCAAGTAGGTTGTTTTTCTACGTACCCagggtcagatgaactcgtggataccatatTAAAGTCTCTGCATGCAGTATGATGTCTCTAGCTCTAATGTATGCTACCGTACCTGCAGACTTCTAGTCATggcgctaatgctagctagcattggctcacaaaaaTACCTCTAACTTTCTTAATACGGCACGCAGAGACAGAAAAATGGTATCCACCAGTTCATCTGACACTGGGTACGTAGAAATATGGCTTACTCGAAGGCCTTACGTTCTCCAATAACAGTATACCCGTTTATTGCAgcatttttgtttttctttacAGCACAAACAATCTCACAGAACAAACTCCCACGAATGCGTACAATGACATGATAAAAGGGATAtttacccaaattacaaaattacatactGGTTTCCTTACCCAGTAAAAAATGCTAATATCAAGActattgacttgcattggatttgtgccacaaaagcTAAGAAGTTAGCATTTGTAAAtagtggccaggtaaacaaaaccaacgcattgattgctgtcataccttgtccatagacttctTACAGCAAGTGTCAAGCTCAATCCACGATTGTCTGTGGGttttcccttgtacttgattgatgaagtaAGGTCACTGAtgagtaaggaactcccctcacctggttgtttaggtcttaattgaaaggaaaaaaactaaaaatagcagacactaggccctccatggaatgagtttgacacccctggtttacagggtaaggaaaccaatatgtaatttttttatttggcTGAACTATCTCTTTTTAATTTggtttatttatccaggtaggatagttgagaacaagttctcatttacaactgcgacctggctaagataaagcaaagcagtgtgacacaaacaacaacacagagttcaacatggaataaacaaacatacagtcaataacacaatagagaaaaaagtctatatacagtgtgtgcaaatgaggtaagataagggaggtaagacaataaataggccatagtggtgaaataatgacaatttagcaattaaacactggagtgatagatgtgcagaagatgaatgagcaagtagagatactggggtgcaaaggagcaaaataataaataacagtatggggatgaggtagttggatgggctatgtacaggtgcagtgatctgtgagctgctctgacagctggtgcttaaagttagtgagggagatatgggtctccagcttcagtgatttttgcaatttgttccagtcattggcagcagagaaacggaaggaaaggcggccaaaggaggaattgactttgggggtgaccagtgaaatatacctgctggagcgcatgctatgggtgggtgctgctatggtgaccagtgagctgggaTAAGACATTTAGTTCTGATTATTGCATATGTACAGCACGCAAAAGTATGACTTGTAAATATTTCAGATAATTGTTGATAATCTAATTGTAGATGTATGACCATGCTTCCATGTCCTTTAATTGCATTATAGTTACAATGCTGTCCTTTATAGGTAGACTCATCGATTTGACggagatgcagaaagtaaacagcttATTGGGTACATTTCCACAACAACTAACAGGGTGACGCGTGAGGctcaacttctctgctgttttggtccCGTGGCTACCACCCAGTGAACAGCATGAAGAAAAGCCCTGCACATACTGTGCATACTGATACTGTATTTGACTGCGTGAGAGCAAAGTCTACCTTTAAACATatgtaataaaatatattttaaaaagtgtTTCATCTAGTGGATTTATGACTTTATTGAGTCTGAACACTTATGCTTATCTCTGGTTTATAATCATCAATGgcagtgatgtaaagtacttacagtgctttcggaaattattcagacctcttgaatttttccacattttgtcacttTACGTAAAATTGTTCCCccccccatctacacacaataccccataatgacaaagcaaaaacagtttttagatttttttgcaattattttacagataaaaaactgaaatatcacatttacataagtattcagaccctttactcagtactttctgaagcccctttggcagcaaatacagccttgagtattcttggttatgacgctacaagcttggcacacctgtatttcgggagtttcttctattctctcaagctctgtcagtttgaatgtggagcgtcgctgcacagctattttcaggtctctacagagatgttcgatcgggttcaagtctgggctctggctgggccacccgaggacattcagagacttgtcctgaagccactcctgcgttgtcttggctgtgtgtttagggtcattgtcctgttggaaggtgaactgtcaacccagtctgaggtcctgagcgctctggagcaggttttcatcaaggatctctccgttcatctttccgtcgatcctgactagtctctcagtccctggtgctgaaaaacatccccatagcatgaagctgccaccaccatgcttcactgtagggatggtgccaggtttcctccagacgtgatgcttggcattcaggccaaagagttcaatcttggtttcatcagaccagagaattttgtttctcatggtctgagagtcctttaggtgccttttggcaaacttcaagtgggctataatttgccttttactaaggagtggcttctgtctgcccactaccataaaagcctgattgggggagtgctgcagagatggttgtccttctggaag is a genomic window containing:
- the LOC106606396 gene encoding inward rectifier potassium channel 16, which gives rise to MDQQQCIIDTHHITTHTMGRGDLGRGEGEKRLRYMLKDGSCPVVFHQSPGQWSFFLADIFTTLVELRWRVMLLIFCLSYILSWLFFSLLYFLIAYVHKDLEDHDTAPCVANVRSFTSAFLYSMSTQATIGYGFRVMTENCMVAIVVVTIQALMSCFIDTVVIGITVAKMACASKRAQTVGFSSCAVVNARDGALCLVWRIADFRRNHILEGTARAQLVRPMKHPSGMISVTYQDIDIQSRHLILATPASIVHKLEPGSPLYSLGPDSLTEEDFDLVVSFTYTGDSTGILHQTRTSYTPADIRWGQRFQDMVQVGRRHYKVDYALFHQTTWVQTPMVSAQEGDRGRPPTTESIVQSQQPFVRSSRKFRRSLADVSEEVVQEAWL